In Neodiprion pinetum isolate iyNeoPine1 chromosome 6, iyNeoPine1.2, whole genome shotgun sequence, one genomic interval encodes:
- the LOC124221888 gene encoding uncharacterized protein has product MDVPTWLNSSYVQAVLRKAEKDDSVEVTSMTVKPATAKGDNYTSDMHRITLVLSRISEGRELTETRSLIAKLAPQGGSREEMISEAGFFAVEMSMMSETLPIMQRILTKAGKTATLAARCLHVEYEKPVHLIVEDLAPAGFRMADRQAGLDLDHCLLAIRNLAIFHASSVALVEKDLKIVAKYTRGLFHKDHSSTMVEFFKASTKSLAEEVANWIELSPRISEKISKLSEVVYEKACEVTLFRKDDFNVINHGDFWVNNMLFRYDERQKVVDQIFVDFQICHYGSPATDILYFFGTSPSDEVRIHYRELILREYHHTLTDTMTQLKCTTEPPSFNDLQDVLRKRAFCEAIATFTILPLVLVDKSNVKSLEEMISLNGKYENPACKGKSYRKVMTRLLPLFDSMGLLDLICLALCNITVKSVYNYTYQYSYLLSTRVLTCTIIDYLDPAKLLCATTRVYIVRHIVYEAMAWKKPDWLDASYVQKVLRNHERDESIEVFGISVKPAVAKGDNYTSDMHRVAVEFFRGRNDRRIQETRSIIVKVAPCDLREEWIASLGVFDIESSMMSATLPKMQEILGKFSPESLGARCLYYQIEKPTHIVIEDLTQDGFKMAQQQLGLDLNHSVLAIRNLARFHASSIALKEKYPKAIANYKKGLFDKDHPIAMKLWLNRILRSLAKETTSWSELNPQIPEKLCKLSDVMYEKTCEVALYREDDFNVLNHGDMWVNNMMFRYDEQQKPIEQIFVDFQFCHWGSPAEDLLYFFGSSLSDDVRLQHRDLLVSEYHTTLTVTMSKLQCKTAVLSFDNLQAVLKKRVLCEVAAVAVTLPVVVFEEREPFNLEDVLKTNAEFHHPGHRGKTYRKIVTRLLPLYNSMGILDV; this is encoded by the exons ATGGACGTACCGACGTGGCTGAACTCGTCTTACGTGCAAGCGGTCTTACGAAAGGCTGAGAAAGATGATTCCGTCGAGGTGACCAGCATGACCGTGAAGCCAGCCACGGCCAAGGGTGACAATTATACGAGCGACATGCATCGCATTACCCTGGTGCTTTCACGGATATCGGAAGGCCGCGAACTTACGGAGACGAGGTCTCTAATTGCGAAACTAGCACCTCAGGGCGGTTCTCGGGAGGAAATG ATATCGGAGGCTGGATTTTTCGCGGTGGAAATGTCAATGATGTCAGAAACCCTGCCAATTATGCAGCGGATTCTTACCAAGGCGGGCAAGACTGCGACATTAGCGGCACGGTGTCTGCACGTCGAGTATGAAAAACCCGTGCATCTGATAGTCGAAGACCTTGCACCCGCCGGATTCAGAATGGCGGATCGTCAGGCAGGTCTTGATCTGGACCACTGTTTACTGGCGATTCGGAATTTAGCCATTTTTCACGCGAGTTCGGTAGCTCTCGTGGAAAAG GATCTCAAGATTGTAGCAAAATACACCAGGGGATTGTTTCACAAAGATCACTCATCGACGatggttgaatttttcaaagcgAGCACGAAATCCCTAGCAGAAGAGGTTGCCAACTGGATTGAACTCAGtccaag gatttctgaaaaaatttccaagttaTCTGAAGTTGTCTATGAAAAAGCATGCGAAGTAACGCTTTTTCGAAAAGATGATTTCAACGTCATCAACCACGGAGATTTCTGGGTGAACAATATGCTGTTTCGCTACGACGAAAGGCAGAAGGTGGTTGATCAGATATTC GTGGACTTTCAAATTTGCCACTACGGTTCTCCGGCAACGGACATCCTGTACTTTTTTGGTACCAGCCCATCCGACGAAGTTCGAATCCATTATCGCGAATTGATTTTGCGCGAATACCACCATACGCTAACCGATACCATGACTCAACTGAAGTGCACCACGGAGCCACCGAGCTTTAACGACCTGCAGGATGTGTTGAGGAAGCGCGCTTTCTGCGAGGCCATTGCAACGTTCACCATATTGCCGCTTGTTTTGGTCGACAAAAGCAATGTCAAAAGTTTAGAGGAAATGATATCGTTGAATGGAAAATATGAGAATCCGGCCTGTAAGGGGAAATCGTATCGTAAGGTGATGACTAGACTCCTACCATTGTTCGACAGCATGGGATTGCTGGACTTAATA TGCTTAGCGCTCTGCAATATCACAGTTAAATCGGTGTATAACTATACATATCAATATTCGTATTTGCTCAGTACGCGAGTGCTCACTTGTACGATAATCGACTATTTAGATCCTGCCAAACTGTTGTGCGCAACAACTCGAGTGTACATTGTTCGACACATTGTTTACGAAG ctATGGCGTGGAAGAAACCGGATTGGCTCGACGCGTCGTACGTGCAAAAAGTTCTGCGAAATCATGAAAGGGACGAATCCATCGAGGTTTTCGGAATTTCAGTGAAACCAGCAGTGGCCAAAGGGGATAATTATACTAGCGATATGCATCGTGTCGCtgtagaattttttcgagGCCGGAATGATCGTCGAATTCAAGAGACGCGATCTATCATAGTGAAAGTCGCCCCTTGTGACCTTCGAGAAGAATGG ATAGCGAGTTTAGGAGTTTTCGACATCGAGTCGTCAATGATGTCTGCTACGCTCCCAAAGATGCAAGAAATTCTCGGAAAATTTTCCCCGGAATCTCTGGGTGCACGGTGTTTGTATTATCAGATTGAAAAACCAACGCACATCGTCATCGAGGACCTGACTCAAGATGGATTCAAAATGGCTCAACAGCAATTAGGCCTGGACCTAAACCACTCTGTACTCGCTATTCGAAATCTCGCTAGATTTCACGCTTCTTCGATTGCGCTCAAAGAAAAG TATCCGAAGGCAATTGCTAATTACAAGAAGGGGCTGTTTGACAAGGATCATCCAATCGCGATGAAGCTGTGGTTGAACAGGATCTTAAGATCTCTTGCAAAAGAGACAACGAGTTGGTCTGAGCTGAATCCACA AATTCCAGAAAAACTTTGTAAGCTATCGGACGTTATGTATGAGAAGACATGCGAGGTGGCTCTCTATCGTGAGGATGATTTTAATGTTCTCAATCACGGCGATATGTGGGTGAACAACATGATGTTTCGTTATGATGAACAACAGAAGCCGATAGAGCAGATATTT GtggattttcaattctgtcATTGGGGCTCACCAGCAGAAGACCTTCTTTACTTTTTTGGCTCTAGCCTATCCGACGACGTTCGACTTCAGCATCGCGATTTGCTTGTAAGCGAATATCACACCACCTTAACCGTCACAATGTCCAAACTGCAGTGTAAGACGGCAGTACTGAGCTTCGACAATCTACAAGCGGTATTAAAAAAACGAGTTCTTTGCGAAGTGGCTGCCGTTGCTGTAACATTACCAGTTGTTGTTTTTGAAGAAAGGGAACCATTCAATCTCGAAGATGTATTAAAAACCAATGCAGAATTTCACCATCCAGGTCATCGTGGTAAAACGTACAGGAAAATCGTGACTAGACTTCTACCGTTGTACAATAGTATGGGGATATTGGACGTGTAA
- the LOC124221892 gene encoding uncharacterized protein has translation MEILNWLNPTFIQKVLRKTEQDDSIEVSDINVKPGTSKGDNYLGDLLRVNVDFLRSKKHEKIAETTSLIVKVAPRGDFREDLVRSGKLYDTEISMLSNTLPRMENTHVGVGTISLAPRYIYSQIEVPIHLIMEDLKLKGLRIADRHAGLDLEHCLVAIRKLAVFHASSIALRDKDPQALIRYERGLCHESQPASLVAFVNGCAEALGKQVVKWPELNPRIREKLVKLSSVFYEKGSESIRFEQDDFNVLNHGDFWVNNMMFRYDERKKPVDAIFVDFQLSKHGSPAIDLLYFFGTSPSDDVRIHHRDLLLREYYASLTATMADLKCSTEAPGFDKLQEALRKRAFYEVIASFVILPLVLVEVEVQKGLDEIIKPDGTHENPGFESKIYRKVMTRVLPLFDSMGLLDV, from the exons ATGGAAATTCTAAACTGGTTGAACCCGACTTTCATACAAAAGGTACTGCGAAAAACTGAACAAGATGACTCAATCGAAGTATCTGACATAAATGTGAAACCCGGTACGTCGAAAGGGGACAATTACCTGGGAGATCTTCTTCGCGTGAATGTCGATTTTTTACGAAGCAAAAAACATGAGAAAATCGCAGAGACAACATCCCTGATTGTGAAAGTGGCCCCTCGTGGTGACTTTCGCGAGGATTTG GTGAGGAGCGGTAAATTGTACGATACGGAAATCTCGATGCTGTCGAATACTTTGCCTCGGATGGAGAATACTCACGTCGGAGTCGGCACGATATCGTTAGCTCCACGGTATATTTATTCTCAGATTGaagtaccgattcacctgatAATGGAGGACTTGAAGCTAAAAGGGTTACGGATAGCTGATCGGCATGCGGGTCTTGATCTGGAGCATTGCTTGGTCGCAATCCGGAAGCTTGCCGTTTTTCACGCTAGTTCGATAGCTCTGCGAGATAAG GATCCACAAGCACTGATAAGATACGAGAGAGGATTGTGCCACGAAAGTCAGCCAGCGTCGTTAGTTGCATTCGTCAATGGATGTGCGGAAGCTCTCGGTAAACAAGTGGTGAAATGGCCAGAATTGAACCCACG GATTCGGGAAAAACTTGTGAAATTATCGTCGGTTTTTTACGAAAAAGGATCGGAAAGCATTCGATTTGAACAGGACGATTTCAACGTCCTTAATCATGGAGATTTTTGGGTGAACAATATGATGTTCCGATACGACGAACGAAAAAAGCCCGTCGACGCGATATTC GTGGACTTCCAACTCAGCAAACACGGCTCACCGGCTATAGATCTGCTCTACTTTTTTGGCACGAGTCCCTCCGACGATGTCAGAATTCACCACCGCGATTTACTCTTGCGAGAGTATTACGCTTCGCTGACCGCCACCATGGCTGATCTAAAGTGTAGCACGGAAGCACCAGGCTTCGACAAGCTACAAGAGGCGCTACGAAAACGAGCTTTCTACGAAGTGATTGCGTCCTTTGTTATACTGCCGCTCGTCCTAGTTGAAGTTGAAGTACAGAAGGGCTTAGACGAAATAATAAAGCCGGATGGGACGCACGAGAATCCGGGATTCGAGAGCAAGATATACCGGAAGGTCATGACGAGAGTTCTACCATTGTTCGACAGCATGGGATTACTGGATGTGTAG